The Cloeon dipterum chromosome X, ieCloDipt1.1, whole genome shotgun sequence genome includes a window with the following:
- the LOC135946093 gene encoding beta-1,4-galactosyltransferase 1-like: MALSRSYLWRKIIQLLRWMAVIGIFVYLIHPGRFASETYPRIYKEDIKKNLVPHQFGPNLCNFSISDEDDVLLYPTWAEEADLEAVENGKWSPKDCKAQYETTIIIPYRDRREHLDTFLNFMHAFLQRQMIDYHIVVVEQVANTPFNRAKLFNVGFAESLKADRQSECFVFHDVDLLPQKLSNIYACSTNPRHMTVSVNTFRYNLPYSSIFGGAVAITKEQFESVNGFSNVFYGWGGEDDDFHNRIVEQGMQIDRFEPPVARYYMLSHKKEVPSQSRLEKLNSGGDRFKSDGLNSLNYELKQMVYRKLYTWYLVDV; this comes from the exons ATGGCTCTGAGTCGCAGCTATCTCTGGAGAAAAATCATCCAACTACTACGATGGATGGCAGTCATCGGCatctttgtttatttgattcaTCCCGGCCGATTCGCTTCGGAGACGTACCCACGCATTTACAAAGAAGACATTAAGAAGAATCTAGTCCCTCATCAATTTGGACCGAATCTATGCAATTTTAGCATATCTGACGAGGATGATGTTTTGCTGTACCCAACGTGGGCGGAGGAAGCTGACCTCGAGGCCGTGGAGAACGGGAAGTGGTCCCCAAAAGACTGCAAGGCTCAATACGAGACAACAATCATTATACCATACAG GGACCGGCGCGAGCACCTGGATACCTTCCTAAACTTCATGCACGCGTTCCTACAGAGGCAAATGATCGACTACCACATTGTAGTGGTCGAGCAGGTGGCCAACACCCCATTCAACCGAGCCAAACTGTTTAACGTTGGATTCGCCGAGTCTCTAAAGGCTGATCGCCAAAGTGAGTGTTTCGTCTTCCACGACGTCGACCTGCTGCCCCAGAAGCTGTCCAACATTTACGCCTGCTCAACCAATCCCAGACACATGACGGTCAGCGTGAACACGTTTCGATACAATTTGCCTTATTCAAGTATCTTTGGTGGTGCTGTCGCCATTACGAAGGAGCAGTTCGAGTCTGTGAATGGTTTTTCCAATGTTTTTTACGGCTGGGGTGGCGAAGATGACGACTTCCATAACCGCATTGTTGAACAGGGTATGCAAATTGACCGTTTTGAGCCTCCCGTGGCCCGTTATTACATGTTGAGCCACAAAAAGGAGGTGCCAAGCCAGTCTCGGCTCGAAAAACTCAATTCTGGGGGAGACCGTTTTAAGTCTGATGGGCTCAACAGTTTGAATTATGAGCTCAAGCAGATGGTGTACCGAAAATTATACACATGGTACTTGGTagatgtttga
- the LOC135945042 gene encoding SRSF protein kinase 2-like isoform X5, translated as MLQFYLMLSLLVYLAICALFRKERSEPWKSTEKTDEDEDVIHNSEDDEQEDPKDYCKGGYHPVSIGDLFHGRYHVVRKLGWGHFSTVWLCWDLIAKQFVALKVVKSASHYTETALDEIKLLKCADEVSVSSQVRDSDASDPKKDKTVALLDDFKISGVNGTHVCMVFEVLGSNLLKLIIRSNYQGIPLPNVKAIIRQVLEGLDYLHTKCRIIHTDIKPENILLCVSHSYIQKLASDATQWQKMGLKLPGSLVCTAPTLKEEKLSVSAVSVVESGMLTPPARLPFQRATLRRKKLKRRPKGQCSLVEQEMRGTGSEGDCESDNGGISDRLSDRSSSALGALTSWELPSERLLSSSISAGAIISSVRSLIQGSSDSSDGRKLKNFIGLENRRSFAEMEHAEVVACAPNQENPAELCNGHATARERIPLNRSESQAMEDTKLPNTLLPEGHTDNTFRRVASCPDHRSHIIAHPDPAFEACDVRVKIADLGNACWVDHHFTEDIQTRQYRSLEVLLGSGYSTPADIWSTACMAFELVTGDFLFEPHSGDDYSRDEDHLAHIMELLGIIPEHIIFGGKYSREFFNKKGDLRHITKLKPWRLLDVLTEKYEWDQSAAQQFASFLLPMLAFDPDERATAAECLRHPWLLDSS; from the exons GTCAGAGCCATGGAAGTCGACAGAGAAGACGGACGAAGACGAAGATGTGATACACAACTCCGAGGACGACGAACAGGAAGACCCAAAAGACTACTGCAAAG GTGGGTACCACCCGGTGTCAATCGGCGACCTCTTCCACGGCAGGTACCACGTGGTGCGCAAACTTGGCTGGGGCCATTTCTCGACCGTCTGGCTTTGCTGGGATCTGAT AGCAAAGCAGTTTGTGGCCCTCAAGGTGGTGAAGAGCGCCTCCCACTATACAGAGACCGCCCTGGACGAAATCAAATTGCTCAAATGT GCTGATGAGGTTTCCGTTTCTTCCCAGGTGCGTGACAGTGACGCGAGTGATCCGAAAAAAGACAAAACGGTGGCTCTGCTGGACGACTTCAAGATCTCTGGGGTCAACGGCACCCACGTTTGCATGGTTTTCGAAGTGCTGGGCTCAAATTTGCTGAAGCTGATCATCAGGAGCAACTACCAGGGTATTCCGCTGCCGAACGTAAAGGCCATCATCAGACAG GTGCTTGAGGGTTTGGACTATTTGCACACCAAATGCAGGATAATCCACACAGATATCAAGCCAGAGAACATTTTGCTCTGCGTCTCGCACAGCTATATTCAAAAGTTGGCTTCGGATGCGACGCAGTGGCAGAAGATGGGACTCAAGCTGCCTGGATCTCTAG TATGCACGGCGCCGACCCTGAAAGAGGAGAAGCTCAGCGTGTCAGCCGTGTCGGTGGTGGAGAGCGGCATGCTAACGCCGCCGGCGCGTCTGCCTTTCCAGCGGGCCACCCTGAGGCGGAAAAAACTGAAGCGGAGGCCCAAGGGCCAGTGCTCACTGGTGGAGCAAGAGATGCGGGGCACCGGTTCCGAGGGCGACTGCGAGTCGGACAACGGCGGCATCAGCGACCGATTGTCTgaccgcagcagcagcgccctCGGCGCGCTCACCTCCTGGGAGTTGCCCAGCGAAAGACTGCTCAGCTCCAGCATCAGCGCCGGGGCCATCATATCATCTGTTAGGTCGCTCATTCAGGGCTCGTCGGACAGCTCGGACGGTCGCAAGCTGAAGAATT TTATAGGCTTGGAAAATAGGCGGAGTTTCGCAGAAATGGAGCACGCCGAGGTGGTAGCTTGCGCTCCGAACCAAGAGAATCCCGCAGAGCTGTGCAACGGGCACGCGACGGCCAGGGAGCGCATCCCGCTGAACCGCAGCGAGAGCCAAGCCATGGAGGACACTAAACTGCCCAACACGCTGCTTCCTGAAGGCCACACAG ACAACACATTCCGAAGGGTGGCGTCCTGTCCTGACCACAGGTCGCACATCATCGCCCATCCTGACCCCGCTTTCGAGGCGTGTGACGTTAGAGTCAAAATCGCAGACCTTGGAAACGCTTGCTGGGTG GATCACCATTTCACTGAAGACATTCAAACGAGGCAGTACCGCAGTTTGGAGGTTTTGTTAGGCTCTGGCTACAGCACCCCCGCTGATATTTGGAGCACGGCATGCATG GCTTTTGAGCTGGTTACCGGAGATTTTCTTTTCGAGCCACACTCGGGCGATGATTACTCGCGAGACGAGGATCACCTAGCACACATCATGGAACTGCTTGGAATTATTCCAGAGCACATCATTTTTGGCGGAAAATACTCAAGAgagtttttcaataaaaaag GAGATCTCCGGCACATCACAAAATTGAAGCCATGGCGCCTGCTTGACGTGCTGACCGAAAAGTACGAATGGGACCAATCAGCCGCCCAGCAGTTTGCCAGTTTCCTGCTACCGATGCTTGCTTTCGACCCTGACGAAAGGGCAACCGCTGCTGAGTGTCTCCGCCACCCTTGGCTTCTCGACTCTTCGTGA
- the RpL18A gene encoding large ribosomal subunit protein eL20 — protein sequence MKAKGQLKEYEVIGRKLPTAKETTTPLYKMRIFAPDAIVAKSRFWYFLRQLRKFKSSTGEIVSIKEIPEKSPTKIKNFGIWLRYDSRSGTHNMYREYRDLSVSGAVTMCYRDMGARHRARAHSIQIIKVEQVISKETRRPQIKQFHDSGIRFPLPKRIGQKTTLPRFSIRRPRTYFL from the exons atgaaGGCGAAAGGACAG cTGAAGGAATACGAGGTGATCGGCAGGAAACTGCCCACCGCCAAGGAGACGACAACCCCTCTGTACAAAATGAGGATTTTCGCCCCTGATGCCATCGTGGCCAAATCGCGTTTCTGGTATTTCCTCCGCCAGCTCCGCAAGTTCAAGAGCTCCACTGGTGAAATCGTCAGCATCAAGGAG ATCCCTGAGAAGTCGCCGACCAAGATTAAGAACTTCGGCATCTGGCTGCGTTATGACTCTCGCTCAGGCACCCACAACATGTACCGCGAGTACAGAGACCTTAGCGTCTCAGGAGCCGTCACCATGTGCTACCGTGACATGGGAGCTAGACATCGTGCTCGTGCCCATTCCATTCAG ATCATCAAGGTCGAGCAGGTTATTTCGAAAGAAACCAGGCGTCCCCAGATCAAGCAGTTCCACGACTCAGGAATCCGCTTCCCTCTGCCCAAGAGAATCGGACAGAAGACCACCCTTCCCAGATTTTCCATCAGGCGTCCTCGCACTTATTTCTTGTAA
- the LOC135945042 gene encoding SRSF protein kinase 2-like isoform X6 has product MRTPLRSEPWKSTEKTDEDEDVIHNSEDDEQEDPKDYCKGGYHPVSIGDLFHGRYHVVRKLGWGHFSTVWLCWDLIAKQFVALKVVKSASHYTETALDEIKLLKCADEVSVSSQVRDSDASDPKKDKTVALLDDFKISGVNGTHVCMVFEVLGSNLLKLIIRSNYQGIPLPNVKAIIRQVLEGLDYLHTKCRIIHTDIKPENILLCVSHSYIQKLASDATQWQKMGLKLPGSLVCTAPTLKEEKLSVSAVSVVESGMLTPPARLPFQRATLRRKKLKRRPKGQCSLVEQEMRGTGSEGDCESDNGGISDRLSDRSSSALGALTSWELPSERLLSSSISAGAIISSVRSLIQGSSDSSDGRKLKNFIGLENRRSFAEMEHAEVVACAPNQENPAELCNGHATARERIPLNRSESQAMEDTKLPNTLLPEGHTDNTFRRVASCPDHRSHIIAHPDPAFEACDVRVKIADLGNACWVDHHFTEDIQTRQYRSLEVLLGSGYSTPADIWSTACMAFELVTGDFLFEPHSGDDYSRDEDHLAHIMELLGIIPEHIIFGGKYSREFFNKKGDLRHITKLKPWRLLDVLTEKYEWDQSAAQQFASFLLPMLAFDPDERATAAECLRHPWLLDSS; this is encoded by the exons GTCAGAGCCATGGAAGTCGACAGAGAAGACGGACGAAGACGAAGATGTGATACACAACTCCGAGGACGACGAACAGGAAGACCCAAAAGACTACTGCAAAG GTGGGTACCACCCGGTGTCAATCGGCGACCTCTTCCACGGCAGGTACCACGTGGTGCGCAAACTTGGCTGGGGCCATTTCTCGACCGTCTGGCTTTGCTGGGATCTGAT AGCAAAGCAGTTTGTGGCCCTCAAGGTGGTGAAGAGCGCCTCCCACTATACAGAGACCGCCCTGGACGAAATCAAATTGCTCAAATGT GCTGATGAGGTTTCCGTTTCTTCCCAGGTGCGTGACAGTGACGCGAGTGATCCGAAAAAAGACAAAACGGTGGCTCTGCTGGACGACTTCAAGATCTCTGGGGTCAACGGCACCCACGTTTGCATGGTTTTCGAAGTGCTGGGCTCAAATTTGCTGAAGCTGATCATCAGGAGCAACTACCAGGGTATTCCGCTGCCGAACGTAAAGGCCATCATCAGACAG GTGCTTGAGGGTTTGGACTATTTGCACACCAAATGCAGGATAATCCACACAGATATCAAGCCAGAGAACATTTTGCTCTGCGTCTCGCACAGCTATATTCAAAAGTTGGCTTCGGATGCGACGCAGTGGCAGAAGATGGGACTCAAGCTGCCTGGATCTCTAG TATGCACGGCGCCGACCCTGAAAGAGGAGAAGCTCAGCGTGTCAGCCGTGTCGGTGGTGGAGAGCGGCATGCTAACGCCGCCGGCGCGTCTGCCTTTCCAGCGGGCCACCCTGAGGCGGAAAAAACTGAAGCGGAGGCCCAAGGGCCAGTGCTCACTGGTGGAGCAAGAGATGCGGGGCACCGGTTCCGAGGGCGACTGCGAGTCGGACAACGGCGGCATCAGCGACCGATTGTCTgaccgcagcagcagcgccctCGGCGCGCTCACCTCCTGGGAGTTGCCCAGCGAAAGACTGCTCAGCTCCAGCATCAGCGCCGGGGCCATCATATCATCTGTTAGGTCGCTCATTCAGGGCTCGTCGGACAGCTCGGACGGTCGCAAGCTGAAGAATT TTATAGGCTTGGAAAATAGGCGGAGTTTCGCAGAAATGGAGCACGCCGAGGTGGTAGCTTGCGCTCCGAACCAAGAGAATCCCGCAGAGCTGTGCAACGGGCACGCGACGGCCAGGGAGCGCATCCCGCTGAACCGCAGCGAGAGCCAAGCCATGGAGGACACTAAACTGCCCAACACGCTGCTTCCTGAAGGCCACACAG ACAACACATTCCGAAGGGTGGCGTCCTGTCCTGACCACAGGTCGCACATCATCGCCCATCCTGACCCCGCTTTCGAGGCGTGTGACGTTAGAGTCAAAATCGCAGACCTTGGAAACGCTTGCTGGGTG GATCACCATTTCACTGAAGACATTCAAACGAGGCAGTACCGCAGTTTGGAGGTTTTGTTAGGCTCTGGCTACAGCACCCCCGCTGATATTTGGAGCACGGCATGCATG GCTTTTGAGCTGGTTACCGGAGATTTTCTTTTCGAGCCACACTCGGGCGATGATTACTCGCGAGACGAGGATCACCTAGCACACATCATGGAACTGCTTGGAATTATTCCAGAGCACATCATTTTTGGCGGAAAATACTCAAGAgagtttttcaataaaaaag GAGATCTCCGGCACATCACAAAATTGAAGCCATGGCGCCTGCTTGACGTGCTGACCGAAAAGTACGAATGGGACCAATCAGCCGCCCAGCAGTTTGCCAGTTTCCTGCTACCGATGCTTGCTTTCGACCCTGACGAAAGGGCAACCGCTGCTGAGTGTCTCCGCCACCCTTGGCTTCTCGACTCTTCGTGA